CATTTCAGGAATGAAAATAAAGCTGTGGGACTTGAGCTCTTACTCCTTTTTGCAAATCTTAATATTTCTTATTTCAAATCATTTCAATTTTTCTATTTTTAAAGAGATTTATAACTCAACCTTACTTTCCCTCTTCTATGTTATCTTGACGTTTAATCTTTATAGTTTGTTAATTCGGAGGTTAATTAATAGGCTAAGTAATTTCTTATGGAAAAATTATACTAAAAATGCTTTCAAAATTATCGAGTTTTAGTTTACGGCGTATAACAGCGACTTAACGCTTCGCTTCGGCACTAGGCCTCGCTCGGCCTGCGGCACATAGGCTTTCTGTCACTCGTTTGCATTCGCAAACTACGTGCCAGTCCCTAACGTCCCGTTCCGGGACTCAGGGTCAGCCTACGTCGTTAAGGCTAGTTCGTTATGCGCAAGCCATTAAAAATAAGCTAAAAATTCAATATGGACGATAACACTTTTCAACAATTTCTATATCTTTCTGAAGGCGAATCCCTAGATTTTAAGAGAGATCAATATAAAATTTCGAAATCATCTGAAGATGAAAAATCTGAATTTGTGAAAGATATAGTCGCAATGGCAAATTCATGGAGAAAAACCGATGCTTTTATAATTCTAGGAATAAAAGAAAACAATATAAAACCAAATACACTATTTGGAATTACTGATCATATTGATGATGCAACTTTTCAACAAATATTAAACTCAAAAACAAATAGACCATGTAAATTTAGTTATGAAACTTACACCTATCAAGATCTTACTTTTGGAATATTTAGAATACCTGTTCAAGATAGACCAATTTACCTTAAAAAAAATTTTGGGATACTAAAGCCCGAAGTTGTCTATGTCAAAAGAGGCTCATCTACTGCTGAGGCAAGTATAGACGAAATCAGTAAAATGGGCCTCTCACTTCAGGAAGAGAACAAAAATCCAATATTAAATTTAGCATTTTTTGACCCGGAATCAGAAAATAATCTTGGCACACAAATTAAATGCAAAACTCAACCGTATTTGATATTAGATGAAATTCCAAGTTATTTCGAAAAAGAAGAAATGTTTTTAGCATTCAGTGTTAATAGAAAGTATTATTGGGAGCTATATTCTTATTCTAATTTTAATTTTAAGTTTTCAAAAATTCATTTCATATTAGAAAATTCCGGCAACAGCGAAGCTAAGAATATCAAAATAGAAATTGATATATTGGACAAAGATATTGATATAATTCAAAATGGAGACGAACCTATTGAACCAGAAAAGTATAATTCAAGTACTTATCGCAAAATACCAACTATCTCCTCAAAGGATGAAATTGAATTAAAAATTAGCAAAAACAAAATCACAATATCTTCTACTATTGCAAATATTCACGCAAAAGATTCAATTCAATTGGAAGGGAATGTTTATATTAACCCACGTATAAGTCGTGTAATAAATCTAAATTGCAAAATTTATTGTGACAAAATTGAAAAACCTTTCGAACAAAAAATGGAAATTCAATTTAATCAGAGTATGCGAAATATATGTTGGGAAGATTATAAAAAAGAAATTATTGATAATTAAACTAGATCATTACATAATGGCCAGCGCATAACAGCGGGGAAACGCTGCGCTTCGGCTCTTACGGCCTCGCTTGGGCTGCGCCACATTCCCTTTCTGTCACTCGTTTGCATCCGCAAACTCCGTGCCAGTTCCTAACGTCCCGTCCGGGACTCAGGGTCAGGGAACGTCGTCTCCCCTAGTTCGTTATGCGAAAATGCTCAAATCTATCAAGGAAACACTATGAATTTAGAAATTGATGAAAATAGCTTTTTCAACTCCATAGACAAGGAAAGCTTAGTCAACTTAGGTGAAGTATTAATCGACCTCAATCTTTCTGAAGGTATTATAAAAGATATTCCTATTCTTTCCACTTTTCTATCAGCTAGAAAATCGGTTCTCGATATAAGAGATAAACTTTATCTAAAGAAAATTCTGAAATTTCTCCATAATTTATCAATCGTTGAAACAAAAGATAGAGAATCATTTATTAAAAAGATAAATTCCGATTCAAAAATCAAAGAATTAATCTCTTCAAATATTTTATTATTATTGGATAAAATCCATGAAATAGATAAATCAAACTTAATTTCAGTAGCTTTAATTGAATTTATTGAAGAAAAAATAAAAATAGAAGAATTTGAATTAATTTTGAACGTAATAGAAAAATCTCCATTGGTAGATTTGTTAAGGCTTCCAAAATTAAATAACTTTGATATTGCCTTTAATGACAGTATTTTTGATAGATTATTCACTGCAGGTTTATATCGTTTCACACACGCTTCTGGTACATTAGGAGGTGGAGGAACTGGTTATAGCCCAAATGAATATACTCATATAATGATCAGAATTATCGAAAGAGCGAAAATAAATGATTTAGAGTAAAATTCGCATCTTCGCATAACAGCGACTAACCGCTTCACTTCGGGACTTACGCCCTCGCTCGGTCTACGACACATAGGCTTTTGTCACTCCTCTTGCTTACGCAAGCGTCGTGCCAATCCCTAACGTCCCGTTCCGGGACTCAGGGCCAGCCTACGTCGGTTAGTCTAGTTCGTTATACGACATGAGCAAAATTCTTACTTTCTTACAAAAAATTAAACAAAACTGAGAATTATAAAATTAAAAATATTTAAAAAGTAATCAACAGCAACTATTTTTTAGTTGCAAATTAATCTACTATTTGTAATTTAAGAGTAAGTGTCCAAAAAAGATAAAATATTAGCCAGAATATTATCTAAACCTAAAGATTTCACATATGATGAACTTAGAAAACTTTTAAATGGTTTTGATTATAATGAAGACAATTCAGGAAAATCTTCAGGCTCAAGGGTAGCATGGATACACGAAAAAGGAAAACATGTAATTCGGCTCCACAAACCGCATCCTGGAAATATATTAAAATCATACCAAATTCATCAAATTATAGATGAACTAAAATCTGAAGGATATATAGAATGAAAGATCTAATGGAATATAAAGGTTATCTTGGTTCAGTGCATTTTGACTCGGAAGATGAAATTTTCTATGGAAAAATCGAAGGAATTGAAGATCTAGTTTCATTTGAGGGAAAATCTGTAAATGAAATCAAAAAGGCGTTCATCGAATCGGTTAATGACTATCTAGAATTATGTATAAAAGCAAAAAAAGATCCAGAAAAATCATTTAAAGGTTCTTTTAATGTAAGAATACCAACTGAACTTCACAGAAGAGCATATCGAAAATCGTTAATTGAAGGAATTTCTTTAAATCAATTTGTTCAAAAAGCAATAGAAAAAGAAATTAAGGAAGAAAGAGCTCACGTCGCATAACAGCGACGAAACG
The genomic region above belongs to Leptospira bandrabouensis and contains:
- a CDS encoding AlbA family DNA-binding domain-containing protein gives rise to the protein MDDNTFQQFLYLSEGESLDFKRDQYKISKSSEDEKSEFVKDIVAMANSWRKTDAFIILGIKENNIKPNTLFGITDHIDDATFQQILNSKTNRPCKFSYETYTYQDLTFGIFRIPVQDRPIYLKKNFGILKPEVVYVKRGSSTAEASIDEISKMGLSLQEENKNPILNLAFFDPESENNLGTQIKCKTQPYLILDEIPSYFEKEEMFLAFSVNRKYYWELYSYSNFNFKFSKIHFILENSGNSEAKNIKIEIDILDKDIDIIQNGDEPIEPEKYNSSTYRKIPTISSKDEIELKISKNKITISSTIANIHAKDSIQLEGNVYINPRISRVINLNCKIYCDKIEKPFEQKMEIQFNQSMRNICWEDYKKEIIDN
- a CDS encoding type II toxin-antitoxin system HicB family antitoxin produces the protein MKDLMEYKGYLGSVHFDSEDEIFYGKIEGIEDLVSFEGKSVNEIKKAFIESVNDYLELCIKAKKDPEKSFKGSFNVRIPTELHRRAYRKSLIEGISLNQFVQKAIEKEIKEERAHVA
- a CDS encoding type II toxin-antitoxin system HicA family toxin, whose translation is MSKKDKILARILSKPKDFTYDELRKLLNGFDYNEDNSGKSSGSRVAWIHEKGKHVIRLHKPHPGNILKSYQIHQIIDELKSEGYIE